Proteins found in one Cobetia sp. L2A1 genomic segment:
- a CDS encoding fumarylacetoacetate hydrolase family protein encodes MNEYVINPHAVISAAVAGEEKRFPIRRVYCIGRNYADHAIEMGHDPDREPPFFFQKNPDNVCNVDTFPYPPQTSDVHHEMELVVALKRGGSDITLENALEHVYGYALGLDMTRRDLQGEMKKMGRPWEIGKAFEHSAPMGPIHPVSRTGHLDKGRIALTVNGELRQEGDLDQMIWKVPEMIAYLSRFYTLAAGDLIMTGTPAGVGPVERGDVMVGTVEGLGELVVTVV; translated from the coding sequence ATGAATGAATACGTGATCAATCCTCATGCTGTCATCAGTGCTGCCGTTGCCGGTGAAGAGAAACGCTTCCCTATCCGCCGTGTCTACTGCATCGGCCGAAACTATGCCGATCATGCCATCGAGATGGGGCACGATCCGGACCGCGAGCCGCCGTTCTTCTTCCAGAAGAATCCCGACAATGTGTGCAATGTCGATACCTTCCCGTACCCGCCGCAGACCTCTGATGTGCATCACGAGATGGAACTGGTGGTGGCACTCAAGCGTGGCGGTTCCGATATCACGCTCGAGAATGCGCTTGAACATGTTTATGGCTACGCGTTGGGGCTGGACATGACACGGCGTGATCTTCAGGGTGAGATGAAGAAGATGGGACGGCCGTGGGAGATCGGCAAGGCGTTCGAGCATTCAGCACCAATGGGTCCGATACACCCGGTGTCTCGCACTGGCCATCTCGACAAGGGGCGTATCGCGCTGACGGTCAATGGTGAGCTGCGCCAGGAAGGCGACCTTGATCAGATGATCTGGAAGGTGCCGGAGATGATTGCCTATCTCTCGCGCTTCTATACTCTGGCGGCGGGGGACCTGATCATGACGGGAACACCGGCGGGCGTGGGCCCGGTCGAGCGGGGAGATGTGATGGTGGGCACGGTTGAAGGCCTGGGAGAACTCGTCGTGACGGTGGT